The Metabacillus sediminilitoris genome window below encodes:
- a CDS encoding agmatinase family protein, with translation MREHWLQVPEWSWNHSTENQPTYVHHWVQQLNEITHTPDMILYGAPISRSSISVSGASLYPTEFRRMWKGFATFNLDEDVDLTSFQVADAGDVTMHTTDILLSHQHIQETSAYLARRYPHTRTCMIGGDHSTTACAVRGIKEAFTNETIGILQLDTHLDVRDPAELGPANGTPIRQLIDGDIVKGKDVINIGLHGYYNAKPLIDYAKEHNIQMVTLKQARKQGLIHTIQRALEQLSAKVDRIYVTVDMDVLDISVAPGVPASTPGGMTAIELFDSLLEIGKHPAVQHIDFVCLDPSKDSPVAETVKTGVYAWLQFISGCMLQTR, from the coding sequence ATGAGAGAGCATTGGCTTCAAGTGCCGGAATGGTCTTGGAATCATTCTACGGAAAATCAACCAACTTATGTCCATCACTGGGTTCAACAATTGAATGAAATCACACACACTCCTGATATGATTCTTTACGGAGCACCGATTTCGAGGTCTTCAATCAGTGTGTCAGGAGCTTCATTATATCCTACAGAATTTCGACGAATGTGGAAGGGATTTGCGACATTCAACTTGGATGAAGATGTCGACTTGACTTCTTTTCAAGTTGCAGATGCCGGGGATGTGACTATGCATACGACAGATATTCTATTATCACATCAGCATATTCAGGAGACGAGTGCCTATCTGGCAAGACGCTATCCACACACACGAACGTGTATGATTGGCGGTGACCATTCAACAACAGCCTGTGCTGTTCGCGGGATCAAAGAAGCTTTTACAAATGAAACGATTGGAATCCTGCAGCTTGATACACATCTTGATGTTCGTGATCCGGCAGAATTAGGACCAGCGAACGGAACACCCATCCGACAATTAATCGATGGCGATATTGTCAAAGGGAAGGACGTCATCAATATTGGTTTGCATGGCTATTATAATGCAAAACCACTTATTGACTATGCAAAAGAACACAACATTCAGATGGTGACCTTAAAGCAAGCCCGCAAGCAGGGCCTTATTCATACGATTCAACGTGCACTAGAGCAATTGTCAGCAAAAGTTGATCGCATTTACGTTACAGTTGATATGGATGTGCTTGATATTTCGGTTGCGCCGGGTGTACCGGCATCCACCCCTGGTGGTATGACTGCGATTGAACTGTTTGATAGTTTACTAGAAATCGGCAAGCATCCTGCTGTCCAGCATATTGATTTTGTTTGTTTAGACCCGAGTAAAGATTCGCCAGTTGCCGAAACAGTTAAGACTGGTGTGTATGCATGGCTGCAATTTATTTCGGGATGTATGTTACAGACTAGATAG
- the hutI gene encoding imidazolonepropionase, which yields MKKTIWIKHAAQLATLASEGKGARSKEAMSELGLIEDGSVWIEDGVIQAVGTTKELEKRFSSFAHEAEVVDASNLLVTPGLVDPHTHVVYGGSREREFEMRLEGATYMDIMNAGGGIHATTRMTREATEEELIVQTMRRLDSFLAHGVTTVEGKSGYGMNLETELKQLRVMKKLQEQHPIDLVPTFMGAHAVPKEFKGREDEFVDHLIHDMLPVVAGEKLAEFNDVFCEKGVFTPEQSERVLEAGKRFGLIPKIHADEIESYGGAELAAKVGSISAEHLLKASDQGIKAMAKSGTIACLLPATALYLREEAAAGRKMIDEGVAVAISTDCNPGSSPTTSMPLVMNLACISMRLTPAEALTAATYNAACAINREKQVGSLEVGKQADIVLWKVKNYQELQYLFGVNHVKSVWKKGVRVV from the coding sequence ATGAAAAAAACGATTTGGATTAAACATGCTGCCCAATTGGCTACGTTAGCATCTGAAGGAAAAGGTGCCCGGTCTAAAGAAGCTATGTCTGAGCTTGGATTGATCGAAGACGGAAGCGTATGGATTGAGGATGGTGTGATCCAAGCCGTAGGGACAACGAAAGAGCTTGAAAAACGCTTTTCGTCATTTGCACATGAAGCAGAAGTTGTTGATGCATCTAATCTTTTAGTTACTCCAGGACTCGTGGACCCTCATACACATGTTGTGTACGGGGGGAGCCGTGAACGTGAATTTGAAATGCGTCTTGAAGGTGCGACCTATATGGATATTATGAACGCGGGTGGAGGGATTCATGCGACCACCCGCATGACAAGAGAAGCAACAGAGGAAGAACTGATTGTACAAACAATGCGCCGACTCGATTCATTTCTTGCTCATGGTGTGACAACTGTAGAAGGGAAAAGCGGTTACGGCATGAACCTGGAAACCGAGCTTAAGCAGCTGCGCGTCATGAAAAAACTGCAGGAACAACACCCAATCGATCTCGTGCCTACCTTTATGGGAGCTCATGCCGTCCCTAAAGAATTTAAAGGGCGCGAAGATGAGTTTGTCGATCATTTGATTCATGACATGCTGCCTGTAGTAGCGGGGGAAAAACTAGCAGAATTTAATGATGTTTTTTGTGAAAAAGGTGTATTTACACCAGAACAATCAGAACGAGTGTTAGAAGCAGGAAAACGCTTTGGGCTGATTCCAAAAATCCATGCAGATGAAATCGAGTCTTATGGAGGGGCAGAATTAGCGGCAAAAGTAGGTTCTATTTCAGCCGAACATTTATTGAAAGCATCAGATCAAGGGATTAAGGCGATGGCGAAATCGGGGACAATCGCTTGTTTACTTCCGGCAACAGCATTGTATTTACGTGAAGAAGCTGCAGCAGGAAGAAAAATGATCGATGAGGGTGTCGCTGTAGCGATTTCAACTGACTGTAATCCTGGGTCATCACCAACAACCTCTATGCCGCTCGTCATGAATTTAGCTTGTATCTCAATGCGGCTAACACCTGCTGAAGCATTAACTGCTGCAACCTACAATGCTGCGTGTGCCATTAACCGAGAGAAACAAGTTGGATCGCTCGAAGTTGGTAAACAAGCAGATATCGTCTTGTGGAAAGTGAAAAATTATCAGGAATTGCAATATTTATTCGGTGTCAACCATGTGAAATCCGTTTGGAAAAAAGGTGTAAGGGTGGTGTGA
- a CDS encoding Glu/Leu/Phe/Val family dehydrogenase, protein MDLLTSTQSIIKDAVQKLGFTDEMYELLKEPLRMITVRIPVRMDNGSIKIFTGYRSQHNDAVGPTKGGVRFHPEVNEAEVKALSIWMSLKCGITNLPYGGGKGGIICDPRKMSFGELERLSRGYVRAISQIVGPTKDIPAPDVYTNSQIMAWMMDEYSRIREFDSPGFITGKPVVLGGSQGRETATARGVTICIEEAVKKKGIKLQGARIIVQGFGNAGSFLAKFMHDSGAQVIGISDAHGALYDPEGLDIEYLLDRRDSFGTVTNLFSDIITNQELLEKECDILVPAAISNQITAQNAEHIKASIVVEAANGPTTLEATKILDRRGVLLVPDILASAGGVTVSYFEWVQNNQGYYWSEEEVTTKLRKVMVDSFDDIYQMSQKHQVDMRLAAYMVGIRKHAEASHYRGWV, encoded by the coding sequence ATGGATCTATTAACCTCAACTCAATCCATTATAAAAGATGCGGTTCAAAAATTAGGTTTTACCGATGAGATGTACGAGCTATTAAAAGAACCGCTTAGAATGATCACGGTCCGAATCCCGGTCAGAATGGATAATGGTTCGATTAAGATTTTTACAGGCTACCGTTCTCAGCATAATGATGCAGTAGGCCCAACAAAAGGGGGAGTTCGTTTCCATCCAGAAGTAAATGAAGCAGAGGTAAAAGCGTTGTCGATCTGGATGAGTCTTAAGTGCGGAATTACAAATCTCCCTTATGGCGGCGGAAAGGGTGGTATCATTTGCGACCCTAGGAAGATGTCGTTTGGTGAACTAGAGCGATTAAGCCGCGGATATGTTCGGGCGATCAGCCAAATCGTTGGGCCGACAAAAGATATTCCAGCACCTGATGTCTATACAAACTCGCAAATAATGGCGTGGATGATGGATGAGTATAGCCGTATTCGCGAGTTTGATTCTCCTGGTTTTATTACGGGGAAGCCGGTCGTTTTAGGAGGATCACAAGGTCGTGAAACAGCAACAGCCCGCGGTGTAACCATTTGTATTGAAGAAGCTGTAAAGAAAAAAGGAATAAAACTGCAAGGAGCGCGTATCATTGTACAAGGTTTTGGCAATGCTGGCAGTTTTTTAGCCAAATTTATGCACGATTCAGGAGCGCAGGTGATAGGTATCTCAGATGCACATGGCGCACTCTATGATCCAGAAGGGCTTGATATTGAGTACTTGCTTGATCGGCGCGATAGCTTTGGTACGGTAACAAATTTATTTTCAGATATCATCACAAATCAGGAATTACTCGAAAAAGAATGTGACATTCTAGTACCTGCTGCCATTTCAAACCAAATTACAGCACAAAATGCAGAACATATAAAGGCTTCAATTGTCGTAGAGGCAGCAAACGGACCAACAACACTTGAAGCAACAAAAATACTAGATAGAAGAGGCGTTCTACTTGTACCCGATATCCTTGCAAGTGCGGGTGGTGTCACCGTTTCTTATTTTGAATGGGTCCAAAATAATCAAGGATATTATTGGTCAGAGGAAGAAGTTACTACTAAACTAAGAAAAGTCATGGTCGATTCCTTTGATGATATTTATCAAATGTCACAGAAACATCAAGTTGATATGAGACTAGCTGCATATATGGTCGGAATAAGAAAACACGCTGAGGCTTCGCATTATCGGGGCTGGGTTTAA